A single window of Balaenoptera acutorostrata chromosome X, mBalAcu1.1, whole genome shotgun sequence DNA harbors:
- the MED12 gene encoding mediator of RNA polymerase II transcription subunit 12 isoform X8, protein MAAFGILSYEHRPLKRPRLGPPDVYPQDPKQKEDELTALNVKQGFNNQPAVSGDEHGSAKNVNFNPAKISSNFSSIIAEKLRCNTLPDTGRRKPQVNQKDNFWLVTARSQSAINTWFTDLAGTKPLTQLAKKVPIFSKKEEVFGYLAKYTVPVMRAAWLIKMTCAYYAAITETKVKKRHVIDPFMEWTQIITKYLWEQLQKMAEYYRPGPSGSGGCGSTIGPLPHDVEVAIRQWDYNEKLAMFMFQDGMLDRHEFLTWVLECFEKIRPGEDELLKLLLPLLLRYSGEFVQSAYLSRRLAYFCTRRLALQLDGVSSHSSHVMSAQSTSTLPTTPAPQPPTSSTPSTPFSDLLMCPQHRPLVFGLSCILQTILLCCPSALVWHYSLTDSRIKTGSPLDHLPIAPSNLPMPEGNSAFTQQVRAKLREIEQQIKERGQAVEVRWSFDKCQEATAGFTIGRVLHTLEVLDSHSFERSDFSNSLDSLCNRIFGLGPSKDGHEISSDDDAVVSLLCEWAVSCKRSGRHRAMVVAKLLEKRQAEIEAERCGESEAADEKGSIASGSLSAPSAPIFQDVLLQFLDTQAPMLTDPRSESERVEFFNLVLLFCELIRHDVFSHNMYTCTLISRGDLAFGAPGPRPPSPFDDPADDPERKEAEGSSSSKLEDPGLSESMDIDPSSSVLFEDMEKPDFSLFSPTMPCEGKGSPSPEKPDVEKEVKPPPKEKLEGTLGVLYDQPRHVQYATHFPIPQEESCSHECNQRLVVLFGVGKQRDDARHAIKKITKDILKVLNRKGTAETDQLAPIVPLNPGDLTFLGGEDGQKRRRNRPEAFPTAEDIFAKFQHLSHYDQHQVTAQVSRNVLEQITSFALGMSYHLPLVQHVQFIFDLMEYSLSISGLIDFAIQLLNELSVVEAELLLKSSDLVGSYTTSLCLCIVAVLRHYHACLILNQDQMAQVFEGLCGVVKHGMNRSDGSSAERCILAYLYDLYTSCSHLKSKFGELFSDFCSKVKNTIYCNVEPSESNMRWAPEFMIDTLENPAAHTFTYTGLGKSLSENPANRYSFVCNALMHVCVGHHDPDRVNDIAILCAELTGYCKSLSAEWLGVLKALCCSSNNGTCGFNDLLCNVDVSDLSFHDSLATFVAILIARQCLLLEDLIRCAAIPSLLNAACSEQDSEPGARLTCRILLHLFKTPQLNPCQSDGTVSPDKPTVGIRSSCDRHLLAASQNRIVDGAVFAVLKAVFVLGDAELKGSGFTVTGGTEELPEEEGGGGSGGRRQGGRNISVETASLDVYAKYVLRSICQQEWVGERCLKSLCEDSNDLQDPVLSSAQAQRLMQLICYPHRLLDNEDGENPQRQRIKRILQNLDQWTMRQSSLELQLMIKQTPNNEMNSLLENIAKATIEVFQQSAETGSSSGNTASNMPSSSKTKPVLSSLERSGVWLVAPLIAKLPTSVQGHVLKAAGEELEKGQHLGSSSRKERDRQKQKSMSLLSQQPFLSLVLTCLKGQDEQREGLLTSLYSQVHQIVNNWRDDQYLDDCKPKQLMHEALKLRLNLVGGMFDTVQRSTQQTTEWAVLLLEIIISGTVDMQSNNELFTTVLDMLSVLINGTLAADMSSISQGSMEENKRAYMNLVKKLRKELGERQSDSLEKVRQLLPLPKQTRDVITCEPQGSLIDTKGNKIAGFDSIFKKEGLQVSTKQKISPWDLFEGLKPSAPLSWGWFGTVRVDRRVARGEEQQRLLLYHTHLRPRPRAYYLEPLPLPPEDEEPPAPALLEPEKKAPEPPKTDKPGAAPPSTEERKKKSTKGKKRSQPAAKTEDYGMGPGRSGPYGVTVPPDLLHHTNPGSISHLSYRQGSIGLYTQNQPLPAGGPRVDPYRPVRLPMQKLPTRPPYPGVLPTTMTGVMGLEPSSYKTPVYRQQQPAVPQGQRLRQQLQQSQGMLGQSSVHQMTPSSSYGLQTSQGYTPYVSHVGLQQHTGPAGTMVPPSYSSQPYQSTHSSTNPTLVDATRHLQQRPSGYVHQQAPTYGHGLTSTQRFSHQTLQQTPMIGTMTPLGAQGVQAGVRSASILPEQQQQQQQQQQQQQQQQQQQQQQQQQQQYHIRQQQQQQILRQQQQQQQQQQQQQQQQQQQQQQQQQQQAHQQQQQQAAPPQPQPQSQPQFQRQGLQQTQQQQQTAALVRQLQQQLSNTQPQPSTNIFGRY, encoded by the exons GTCAACTTCAATCCTGCCAAG ATCAGTTCCAACTTCAGCAGCATTATTGCAGAGAAGTTACGTTGTAACACCCTCCCTGACACCGGTAGAAGGAAGCCCCAGGTGAACCAGAAGGACAACTTCTGGCTGGTGACTGCACGATCCCAGAGTGCCATTAACACCTGGTTCACCGATCTGGCTGGCACCAAGCCACTCACACAACTAGCCAAAAAG GTCCCCATTTTCAGTAAGAAGGAAGAAGTGTTTGGGTACTTGGCCAAGTACACAGTGCCTGTGATGCGGGCTGCCTGGCTCATTAAGATGACCTGTGCCTACTATGCAGCGATCACAGAGACCAAGGTTAAGAAGAGACATGTCATTGACCCTTTCATGG AATGGACTCAGATCATCACCAAGTACTTATGGGAGCAGCTGCAAAAGATGGCTGAATACTACCGGCCAGGGCCTTCCGGAAGCGGGGGCTGTGGTTCTACTATAGGGCCCTTGCCCCATGATGTAGAGGTGGCAATCCGGCAGTGGGACTACAATGAGAAGCTGGCCATGTTCATGTTTCAG GACGGAATGCTGGACAGACATGAGTTCCTGACCTGGGTACTTGAGTGTTTTGAGAAAATCCGCCCTGGAGAGGATGAATTGCTTAAACTGCTGCTGCCCCTGCTGCTTCGA TACTCTGGGGAATTCGTTCAGTCTGCATACCTCTCCCGCCGCCTTGCCTACTTCTGTACACGGAGACTGGCCCTGCAGCTGGATGGCGTGAGCAGTCACTCATCTCATGTGATGTCTGCTCAGTCAACAAGCACACTGCCCACGACCCCTGCTCCTCAGCCCCCAACTAGCAGCACACCCTCTACACCCTTTAGTGACCTGCTTATGTGCCCTCAGCACCGGCCCCTAGTTTTTGGCCTCAGCTGTATCCTTCAG ACCATCCTCCTGTGTTGTCCTAGTGCCCTGGTTTGGCACTACTCGCTGACTGATAGCCGAATCAAGACTGGCTCACCACTTGACCACCTGCCTATTGCCCCCTCCAACCTGCCCATGCCAGAGGGCAACAGTGCCTTCACTCAGCAG GTCCGTGCAAAGTTGCGGGAGATTGAGCAGCAGATCAAGGAGCGAGGACAGGCCGTTGAGGTTCGCTGGTCTTTTGATAAGTGCCAAGAAGCTACTGCAG GCTTCACCATTGGACGGGTGCTCCATACTTTGGAAGTGCTGGACAGCCATAGTTTTGAGCGCTCTGACTTCAGCAACTCTCTTGATTCCCTCTGTAATCGAATCTTTGGATTGGGGCCTAGCAAGGATGGGCACGAG ATCTCCTCAGATGATGATGCTGTGGTATCATTACTGTGTGAATGGGCTGTCAGCTGCAAGCGCTCTGGTCGTCATCGTGCGATGGTGGTAGCCAAGCTACTGGAGAAGAGACAGGCAGAGATTGAGGCTGAG CGTTGTGGAGAATCGGAAGCCGCAGATGAGAAGGGTTCCATAGCCTCTGGCTCCCTTTCTGCTCCTAGTGCTCCCATTTTCCAGGATGTCCTCCTGCAATTTCTGGATACACAGGCTCCCATGCTGA CGGACCCCCGAAGTGAGAGCGAGCGAGTGGAGTTCTTTAACTTGGTACTGCTGTTCTGTGAACTGATTCGACATGATGTTTTCTCCCACAACATGTACACTTGCACCCTCATCTCCCGAGGGGACCTTGCCTTCGGAGCCCCTGGTCCCCGGCCTCCCTCTCCCTTTGATGACCCTGCCGATGACCCCGAGCGCAAGGAGGCtgagggcagcagcagcagcaagctGGAG GATCCAGGGCTCTCGGAGTCTATGGACATCGACCCTAGCTCCAGTGTGCTCTTTGAGGACATGGAGAAGCCTGATTTCTCA TTGTTCTCCCCCACTATGCCCTGTGAGGGGAAGGGCAGTCCATCCCCTGAGAAACCAGATGTTGAGAAGGAGGTGAAGCCCCCACCCAAGGAGAAGCTAGAAGGGACCCTTGGGGTTCTTTATGACCAGCCGCGGCATGTGCAGTATGCCACGCACTTTCCCATCCCCCAG GAGGAGTCATGCAGCCATGAGTGCAACCAGCGGTTGGTCGTACTGTTTGGGGTGGGAAAGCAGCGAGATGATGCCCGCCATGCCATCAAGAAAATTACCAAGGATATCCTGAAGGTTCTGAACCGCAAAGGGACAGCGGAAACTG ACCAGCTTGCTCCTATTGTGCCTCTGAATCCTGGAGACCTGACATTCTTAG GTGGGGAGGACGGGCAGAAGCGGCGGCGCAACCGGCCTGAAGCCTTCCCCACTGCCGAGGATATCTTTGCTAAGTTCCAGCACCTTTCGCATTATGACCAACACCAGGTCACGGCTCAG GTCTCCCGGAATGTTCTGGAGCAGATTACGAGCTTTGCCCTTGGTATGTCGTACCACTTGCCTCTGGTGCAGCATGTGCAGTTCATCTTCGACCTCATGGAATATTCACTCAGCATCAGTGGCCTCATCGACTTTGCCATTCAG CTACTGAATGAACTGAGTGTAGTTGAGGCCGAGTTGCTTCTCAAATCCTCAGATCTGGTGGGCAGTTACACCACCAGCCTGTGCCTGTGCATCGTGGCTGTCCTGCGGCACTATCACGCCTGCCTCATCCTcaaccaggaccagatggcacaGGTCTTTGAGGG GCTGTGTGGCGTAGTCAAGCACGGGATGAACCGGTCCGATGGCTCCTCCGCAGAGCGCTGTATCCTTGCTTATCTCTATGATCTGTACACCTCCTGTAGCCATTTAAAGAGCAAATTTGGGGAGCTCTTCAG CGACTTCTGCTCCAAGGTGAAGAACACCATCTACTGCAACGTGGAGCCGTCAGAATCCAACATGCGCTGGGCACCCGAGTTCATGATTGACACTCTGGAGAACCCTGCCGCTCACACCTTCACCTACACAGGGCTAGGCAAGAGTCTTAGTGAGAACCCTGCTAACCGCTACAGCTTTGTCTGCAATGCCCTTATGCACGTCTGTGTGGGGCACCATGATCCCGATAG GGTGAATGACATCGCAATCCTGTGTGCAGAGCTGACCGGCTATTGCAAGTCACTGAGTGCAGAGTGGCTGGGAGTGCTTAAGGCCTTGTGCTGCTCCTCTAACAATGGCACTTGTGGTTTCAACGACCTCCTCTGCAATGTAGAT GTCAGTGACCTGTCTTTTCATGACTCCCTGGCCACTTTTGTTGCCATCCTTATCGCTCGGCAGTGTTTGCTACTGGAGGATCTGATTCGCTGTGCAGCCATCCCTTCACTCCTTAATGCTG CTTGCAGTGAGCAGGACTCTGAGCCGGGGGCCCGGCTTACCTGCCGCATCCTCCTCCACCTTTTCAAGACACCTCAACTCAATCCTTGCCAGTCGGACGGAA CTGTCTCCCCAGACAAGCCTACGGTAGGAATCCGCTCCTCCTGTGACCGCCACCTGCTGGCTGCCTCCCAGAACCGCATTGTGGATGGAGCTGTGTTTGCTGTTCTCAAGGCTGTGTTTGTACTTG GGGATGCGGAACTGAAGGGTTCAGGCTTCACTGTGACAGGAGGAACAGAAGAACttccagaggaggagggaggaggtggcagtGGCGGTCGGAGGCAGGGTGGCCGCAACATCTCTGTGGAGACAGCCAGTCTGGATGTCTATGCCAAGTACGTGCTACGCAGCATCTGCCAGCAG GAATGGGTAGGAGAACGTTGCCTTAAATCGCTGTGTGAGGACAGCAATGATTTGCAAGACCCAGTGTTGAGTAGCGCCCAGGCCCAGCGCCTCATGCAGCTCATCTGCTACCCACATCGGCTGCTGGACAATGAGGATGGGGAAAACCCCCAGCGGCAACGCATTAAGCGTATTCTCCAG AACTTGGACCAGTGGACCATGCGCCAGTCTTCCTTGGAGCTGCAGCTCATGATCAAGCAGACCCCTAACAAT GAGATGAACTCCCTCTTAGAGAACATCGCCAAGGCCACAATCGAGGTTTTCCAACAGTCTGCAGAGACAGGGTCATCTTCTGGAAACACTGCAAGCAACATGCCCAGCAGCAGCAAGACCAAGCCCGTGCTCAG CTCCCTAGAGCGCTCTGGTGTGTGGCTGGTGGCTCCTCTCATTGCCAAACTGCCCACCTCAGTCCAGGGGCATGTGTTAAAGGCTGCTGGGGAAGAATTGGAGAAGGGCCAGCACCTGGGTTCCTCTTCACGCAAAGAACGTGATCGACAAAAGCAGAAGAG CATGTCCCTGTTGAGCCAGCAGCCCTTCTTATCCCTGGTGCTGACGTGTCTGAAGGGTCAGGACGAGCAGCGCGAGGGACTCCTTACCTCCCTCTACAGCCAGGTCCACCAG ATTGTGAATAATTGGAGAGATGACCAGTACTTAGACGATTGCAAGCCAAAGCAGCTAATGCATGAGGCGCTCAAACTGCGGCTCAACCTG GTGGGGGGCATGTTTGACACGGTGCAGCGCAGCACCCAGCAGACCACAGAGTGGGCTGTGCTCCTCCTGGAGATCATCATCAGCGGCACTGTCGACATGCAGTCCAACAA TGAGCTCTTCACCACCGTCTTGGACATGCTGAGCGTGCTCATCAATGGCACCCTAGCTGCGGACATGTCCAGCATCTCCCAGGGCAGCATGGAGGAAAACAAGCGTGCCTACATGAACCTGGTGAAGAAGCTGCGG AAGGAGTTGGGGGAGCGCCAGTCAGACAGTCTGGAAAAAGTTCGCCAGCTGCTGCCACTGCCCAAGCAGACCCGAGATGTCATCACGTGTGAGCCGCAGGGCTCCCTTATCGACACCAAAGGCAACAAGATTGCCGGCTTTGACTCCATCTTCAAGAAGGAG GGTCTACAGGTTTCCACCAAACAAAAGATCTCCCCCTGGGATCTTTTTGAAGGCTTGAAGCCATCAGCGCCACTGTCTTGGGGCTGGTTTGGAACAGTCCGGGTGGACCGGCGCGTGGCCCGCGGAGAGGAGCAGCAGCGGCTGCTGCTGTACCACACGCACCTGAGGCCCCGGCCCCGCGCCTATTACCTGgagccgctgccgctgccgccggAAGATgaggagcccccagcccccgccctgcTGGAGCCTGAGAAAAAGGCTCCAGAGCCCCCCAAAACTGACAAACCTGGGGCCGCTCCCCCCAGCACCGAGGAACGCAAGAAGAAGTCCACCAAGGGCAAGAAACGCAGCCAGCCGGCCGCCAAGACAGAG GACTATGGAATGGGCCCAGGCCGGAGTGGCCCCTATGGAGTGACAGTGCCTCCGGACCTCCTGCACCACACCAACCCTGGCTCCATATCCCACCTTAGCTACAGGCAGGGCTCCATAGGCCTCTACACCCAGAACCAGCCGCTGCCGGCAG GTGGCCCCCGTGTGGACCCGTACCGCCCTGTGCGGTTACCGATGCAGAAGCTGCCGACCCGACCACCTTACCCTGGAGTGCTGCCCACCACTATGACTGGCGTCATGGGACTGGAACCCTCCTCCTACAAGACGCCTGTGTACCGACAGCAGCAGCCTGCGGTGCCCCAAGGACAGCGCCTTCGCCAACAGCTCCAG CAGAGTCAGGGGATGTTGGGACAGTCATCTGTCCATCAGATGACTCCCAGCTCTTCCTACGGTTTGCAGACCTCCCAG ggCTATACTCCTTACGTTTCTCATGTGGGATTGCAGCAACACACAGGCCCCGCAGGTACCATGGTGCCCCCCAGCTACTCCAGCCAGCCTTATCAGAGCACCCACTCTTCTACCAATCCTACTCTTGTAGATGCTACCCGCCACCTGCAGCAGCGGCCCAGTGGCTATGTGCACCAGCAGGCCCCAACCTACGGACATGGGCTGACCTCCACTCAAAG GTTTTCCCACCAGACACTGCAGCAAACACCCATGATAGGCACAATGACCCCACTGGGCGCCCAGGGTGTCCAGGCCGGCGTCCGGTCGGCTTCCATCCTGcctgagcagcagcagcagcagcagcaacagcagcagcagcagcagcagcagcagcaacagcagcagcagcagcaacagcagcaacagtACCACAtccggcagcagcagcagcagcagatcCTGCGG cagcagcagcagcagcaacagcagcagcagcagcagcagcagcaacagcagcagcagcagcagcagcaacagcagcagcaagcacaccagcagcagcagcagcaggcagctcctccccagccccagccccagtcccAGCCCCAG TTCCAGCGCCAGGGGCTTCAGCAGACCCAGCAACAACAGCAGACAGCAGCTTTGGTCCGGCAGCTCCAACAACAGCTCTCCA ATACCCAGCCACAGCCCAGTACCAACATATTTGGACGCTACTGA